A window of the Dasypus novemcinctus isolate mDasNov1 chromosome 15, mDasNov1.1.hap2, whole genome shotgun sequence genome harbors these coding sequences:
- the CLN5 gene encoding bis(monoacylglycero)phosphate synthase CLN5 isoform X2, with translation MAPAGSVGPGSRGQPSAGSAPERAPWRWVLALFWLSAAPGWPRASSDPAQRQWPVPYKRVSFRPESDPYCQAKYTFCPTGSPIPNMKNDDVIEVFRLQAPVWEFKYGDLLGHMKIMHDAIGFRSTLTGKNYTMEWYELFQLGNCTFPHLRPEMNAPFWCNQGAACFFEGIDDIHWKENGTLVLIATISGQFTTLLSPSRHFSLPENSSF, from the exons ATGGCGCCCGCAGGAAGCGTCGGCCCGGGGTCCCGGGGACAACCGAGCGCGGGCTCAGCCCCGGAGCGCGCGCCTTGGCGCTGGGTCCTAGCGCTGTTCTGGCTGTCGGCGGCTCCTGGCTGGCCTCGGGCCTCGAGCGATCCCGCCCAGCGCCAGTGGCCGGTGCCCTACAA gCGTGTTTCCTTCCGTCCAGAATCAGATCCTTATTGTCAAGCTAAATATACTTTCTGTCCAACTGGCTCTCCTATCCCAAATATGAAAAATGATGATGTCATTGAAGTCTTTCGATTACAAGCCCCAGTATGGGAATTTAAATATGGAGACCTCTTGGGACACATG AAAATTATGCATGATGCCATTGGATTCAGGAGTACTTTAACTGGCAAGAACTACACAATGGAATGGTATGAACTTTTCCAGCTTGGAAACTGCACATTCCCCCATCTCCGACCTGAAATGAATGCCCCTTTTTGGTGTAATCAAGGAGCTGCCTGCTTTTTTGAAGGAATTGATGATATTCACTGGAAGGAAAATGGAACGTTAGTTCTAATAGCAACCATATCAG gGCAGTTCACAACTCTCCTGTCTCCATCTCGACATTTCTCATTACctgaaaattcttccttctga
- the CLN5 gene encoding bis(monoacylglycero)phosphate synthase CLN5 isoform X1 codes for MAPAGSVGPGSRGQPSAGSAPERAPWRWVLALFWLSAAPGWPRASSDPAQRQWPVPYKRVSFRPESDPYCQAKYTFCPTGSPIPNMKNDDVIEVFRLQAPVWEFKYGDLLGHMKIMHDAIGFRSTLTGKNYTMEWYELFQLGNCTFPHLRPEMNAPFWCNQGAACFFEGIDDIHWKENGTLVLIATISGNTFNKMAKWVKWDNETGIYYETWTVRASPEKGAETWFDSYDCSKFVLRTYKKLAEFGAEFKKLETNYTRIFLYSGEPTFLGNETSIFGPTGNKTLALAIKRFYYLFKPYLSTKEFLLSLLQIFDAVFIHKQFYLFYNFEYWFLPMKSPFIKITYEEIPLPNIN; via the exons ATGGCGCCCGCAGGAAGCGTCGGCCCGGGGTCCCGGGGACAACCGAGCGCGGGCTCAGCCCCGGAGCGCGCGCCTTGGCGCTGGGTCCTAGCGCTGTTCTGGCTGTCGGCGGCTCCTGGCTGGCCTCGGGCCTCGAGCGATCCCGCCCAGCGCCAGTGGCCGGTGCCCTACAA gCGTGTTTCCTTCCGTCCAGAATCAGATCCTTATTGTCAAGCTAAATATACTTTCTGTCCAACTGGCTCTCCTATCCCAAATATGAAAAATGATGATGTCATTGAAGTCTTTCGATTACAAGCCCCAGTATGGGAATTTAAATATGGAGACCTCTTGGGACACATG AAAATTATGCATGATGCCATTGGATTCAGGAGTACTTTAACTGGCAAGAACTACACAATGGAATGGTATGAACTTTTCCAGCTTGGAAACTGCACATTCCCCCATCTCCGACCTGAAATGAATGCCCCTTTTTGGTGTAATCAAGGAGCTGCCTGCTTTTTTGAAGGAATTGATGATATTCACTGGAAGGAAAATGGAACGTTAGTTCTAATAGCAACCATATCAG gaaACACGTTtaacaaaatggcaaaatgggTAAAATGGGACAATGAAACAGGTATTTATTACGAGACATGGACTGTCCGAGCCAGCCCAGAAAAAGGGGCAGAGACATGGTTTGACTCCTACGACTGTTCCAAATTTGTGTTAAGGACATATAAGAAGTTGGCTGAATTTGGAGCAGAGTTCAAGAAGCTAGAAACCAATTATACAAGAATATTTCTTTACAGTGGAGAACCTACTTTTTTGGGAAATGAAACATCCATTTTTGGGCCAACAGGAAACAAGACTCTTGCTTTAGCCATTAAGAGATTTTATTACCTCTTCAAACCATATTTATCAACTAAAGAATTTTTGTTAAGTCTCTTACAAATTTTTGATGCAGTATTTATACACAAACAATtctatttgttttataattttgaatattGGTTCTTACCTATGAAatccccttttattaaaataacatATGAAGAAATCCCCCTACCTAACATAAACTAA